In Streptomyces paludis, the genomic stretch GTACGGAGATCACCCGCTTGCCGTGTCCGGCGGCGTCCAGTACGGCCTGGAAGTCCTCGCGCAGGGTGCCGAACTCGGCCGCCGCCAGATTGAACGTGTCGTCGGCGGCCTCCGCCGGCGCGGCGAGCGTGGTGGCGACGGCGTCGACCAGATCGTCGACCGAGAACATCTGGATACGGACGTCCCCCCGCCCGAGGACCGGGAAGTTGCGGCCCTCCTCCGCCCATTCGAAGAGCATGGCGAACAGCCCCATCCGGCCGGGTCCCACGAAGGTCTTGGGCCGCAGGACGGGAACGCACAGTCCGCGGGCGCGGAACTCCTCGGCGACCTCCTCCGCCCCGGCCTTGGCCCTGCTGTAGGCGTCGACCGGACTGCGCGGATAGTCCTCCGTGGTCGGGACCGTGTCCGGCAGCCCGTACACCGCCGTGGAGGAGATGTGCACCGCGCGTTCCAGCCCGGCGTCGGCGGCGGCCCGCAGGACTGTCCGGGTGCCGTCGACGATGATCGAGCGGATCTCGGCCTCCGGGTAGCTGGGCAGCGCCGCCGCGGTGTGCACCACCGCGTCGGCCCCGGCCAGTGCGGCCCGTACGCGGTCCAAGTCCCGTATGTCCGCGGTCAGATGGTCCACGCCGGGCACCCGCTCGGCGGGCGGCCGTACATCGAGACTGCGTACCCGGGTCCCGGCCGCGGCCAGCGACCTGACCAGATTCCCGCCCAGCATGCCGCTGCCGCCCGTCACCACCACGGTCCTCACCACAGCGACGACACCTTCTCGCGGACGAAGCGGGTGACCAGACGGGGCAGTCCGACGGCGAGGGTGCGCTCCAGGCGCTCCAGGAAGATCTCCACCTCGTCCGGGGTGGCGACCAGGGGCGGGCCGACGACCAGCGGGTTCTTGCCGTTGAGTGTGTAGTAGGCGTAGATGTCGTGGTCCTGGTACAGCGCGTTGATGACGGCGCAGGTGACCACCTTCGTACCGAACTGCGGGTCCTTGGCCAGCCCGCCGGGGGCCAGTTTGGCGACGAGGTCGAGGATGCCGGGGCTGCCCAGGAAGGCGCCCCACAGCGCGCCGGCGCCGCGTACGTCCGTGACGATGTCGGAGTGCTCCTTGGCGATCCGTTCGAGGCCGGGGCCGAGGACGCTCTCGATCGCCCTGGCGCGCGCCGGGAAGTCCTCCTCCACGGCGATGTTGATCGCCTCGATGGCGGTGGCGCACTCCTCGCCGAACCCGTAGTAGGTGGTGCTGGTGCTCTGGAGCAGCGCGTCCCGCAGATTGTCGTACGCCTTGCGGAAGACCGGCCGGCGGGCCACGTACGCGGAGATGGAGGACTTGCCGCCGCCGAAGGACTTCGATGTCGTCACCACATCGGGTATGAGCCCGGGGTAGCGCATGAAGTAGAACATCGTGCCGGTCTTGCCCCAGCCGCTGTAGATCTCGTCGAAGATGAGGATGATGTCCTCCTTCGTGCACAACTCCCGCACTCCGCGCAGGAACTCCTCCGAGCACCACCGGATGGTGGAGGCGCTGAACGGTTCGATGAGCAGGGCGTAGACATCGGCCCGGCCCTTGCTGTCGCGGGTCGCGTCCACGGCGGCCCGTACGGAGTCCAGATCGTCGTAGGTGAAGGTGGAGACACCGGGGATCCCGGGAAAGGCGAAGTGGTTCTGCGCGCCGCCGGTGAGGCTGCCCGAGCCGAGGAGCTTGCCGTGGAAGCTGATGTCGCTGCGGAGCACACTGTTGCGTTTGCCGCCGTGGTACTTGTACGCGAGCTTCACCGCGCCCTCGACGGCCTCCGCGCCCGAGTTGGGCAGGAAGGACATGTCCAGGTCGCCCGGGAGGACGGCGGCCAGATTGTGGGACAGCGCGGCCAGGTAGGGGGAGAAGTAGGTCTTGTGGACCTCCATCCGCCCGTTCTCGGCGAACCGTCGGCGGGCTTCGAGGATCCGTGGGTGGTTGTGGCCGTGGTTGAGGACGCCGACACCTCCGGTGAAGTCCAGGATCCGGCGGCCGTCCTTCGTATGGACGTACGCGCCCTCGGCCCGGTCGACCAGTTCCCGGCCGAAGCCGAAGGAGGTCATCAGGGACACCTGGCTCTTGTTCACGTACTGGCGGTACAGGTCGTGCACTTGGCCGACGGACATGGCTTCGGCGTCGTCGATGCTCAGGAGTTCTGTCATGCGATGGTCCCCTTTCGGAGGGAGGCGGTAAGGACCCGGCGGTCGCGGAGCGCGACCCCACCCAGGGCGGTGCCCGAGGTGACGAGTTCGGCGACGAGCGTGAGCACCCTGCTGCCGAGGGCGGTGGCGATGGCGGCGGGCAGCGGCAGGACGGAGGCGAGGGCGGGCACCAGCAGCAGTTCGCGGACGCCGACGCCATCGGGTGCGAACACCACGAGCGTCCCGGCCACGGTGGCGAGGGCGAACCCCCCGACCGAGGCGGTCAGCGCGGGCAGCGGCGCGGCGCCGAGCAGCACCGCGAGCACCCAGACATGCAGGCCCGACAGCACCCAGGCGACCGTCTGGTACGCGACGGCCCGGCGCAGGGCGCCCGGCCGGCCGGGGGACGGCGGTGGCGGCGGCCGGCGGCCGATCCGGGCGGCGAGCCCGGCCAGCCCGTGGATCAGCTCGGGCCGGGCCACGAGAACCGCCAGCGGAACCAGGGGCAGCAGCAGCCACCACACTCCGTGGGGCAGCAGCGCCGGCGCGACCAGCATGCCGACCAGACCGCCCGTGAGCAGGACGACGACCAGGTTGACCAGGTACGTCCCGGCCATCTGGGCCTTGGTGGCGCCGGCCCGCTCGCCCATCCGGATCTGCGCGATCAGCCCCCAGACCCGGCCCGGCACGAACTTGCCCAGGAAGCCGACGAAGAACATCCGTATCCCGGTGCCGGTGGGTACGGGGAGCGCGATCGCCGACAGCGTCAGCAGCCAGGAGCGGGTGCCGCACAGCAGGCCCGCCGCGCTGATCACAACGGCGCCGAGCAGCGCCGCGGCCGAACCGCCGTGGAACAGCCCGGCGAGCACGGACCAGTCCTGTCCGCGCAGGGCGAGACAGATACCGGCCACCACCGCCACCGCGAAGAGCGCGGCCAGCGAGCGGCGCCACACCGCGCTCGGCACGCGGGTCTTCTTGTAGGGGGTCTTCGTGCAGGGGGAGCCGGGAACAGGGACGAGAACCGGCACTGCCGTCTTTTCCGTGGTCATGTGGGGGTCCGTCATGTGAGGTCCGATGCTTTACGGCGGGCGAGGCAGGCGGGACGGGCGAGGCGGATACGGACGGTGGGGCGGAGGCACGGACCGCACGCTACGGACCCGCCACGGCCGGGCGGGAGTAGCGACCGCCGATCCCGCCGGGGTTGTCGGCGAAGGTGGAAGACGGGGCTACGACCATGGGCGTACCGGGGTGCAGGGCGTCGTGTACGCATGGCTACGCGTGGGCCGGCATACCGATTCGCCCCTGATCCATTCCGGTTCCGCCGTCACGGCCCTCACTCGGGCGCCGCCCGCCGTTTACAGAGCGTTGATCTCCGAGCCTGGCGGAAGGCAGGGGGAGGGCTTAATCTGACGACCGGCGAATTGCGCTCGCTTTGCGCTCGCTTTGTGTTCGGTTTGCGCTCAAATCCTTAGCGGCAGAGTCCGTATCTGCGGCGAATTGGATGTCCGGGGCATAAGTTTGGGAGCGCTCCCACACTTGTGCGAGCTGAGAGGGATTCGTCAATTGTCCGCTTTGATGGCACACACCGACCCGAACCGCGGTTCCGCCGTCCATCAGGAGATCGATACCTCGATCCGCCGAGCGCTGCGCCGCGCGGGCCTGGAGCCGGCCATCCGGCCCGAGGCCGTCGATGAACTCACCGTCCACGCCTGCGCCCTCTTCGACGAAGTCATCGCCGTCGCCGAGACCGGCGGCCCGCTCGGCATGGTCACCGCCGGTGGCGCCGAGTGGAGTCAACCGGACATGGACTGGGCGCTGTTACTCCGGGCAGGAACCACACTCTTCGAGGTGGTACTGCCCATAGCCCTCCGCGAGCTGGCCCCTCCGGACAGCGCCGCCGCCAGCCGGGTCAGCGCACTGCTCCACCGCGGGATCACGGCCCTCGTCGTCCGCGGTTCCCTGACCGAGCCGCCCTCCCCGCGCGAGCTGATCCTCAGTTCGCGGCGGGACGAACGCCGCCGTATGGCACGGGAGTTGCACGACCGGGTGCTGCACGGCATCGGCCTGGCCCTGCACAGCCTCGACCTGCACCGATACCACGCGGAGTCCTCCCCCGTACTGGCCCGCGACAAGGTGGACTCGGCGATCGACCAGCTCTGTCAGGCCGTGCACACCCTCCAGCAGTTCTCCGGGGAACTGCGCCGGTCGGTGGGGCCCGGCGATCTGGAGCCGGCGCTGCGCTCCTATCTGGCGGACCATGTCGAACCGTCGGTGGAGGTGGCGATGCGTACGAGAGGGAATCTCGCCTCGCTCCCCGCGGACATCGGCGAGGAGGTCTATCTGATCGTGCGCGAGGCCGCCCGCAACGCGGTGCGCCACGCCTCGCCCGTCCAGCTGGACATCGCCGTCGAGGTGAACGACCGGACGATACGCGCGACGGTGACGGACGACGGTTGCGGCACCGACGCCGACGCCTCCCGGCCCGGCGGCGGCCTGTCCTCCATGCGGGAGCGCGCCCTGCTCCTGCGCGGGCAGTTCGTCTGGACCAGCGCGCCCGGCGCCGGCACCCTGGTCGCGGTGCGGGTCCCGCTCGGGGAGAACCGCCGATGAGTGTCCCGCCGGACCCGCCCGCGGTCCGTATCTGCCTCGCCGACGATCACACCCTGATGCGCGACGGTCTCAAGGAAGTCCTCCACACCGCCCCGGGATTCACCGTGGTGGGTGAGGCGTCCACCGGCACCGAGGCCATGGCGCTCGTGGGACGGCTCCGTCCCGATGTGCTCCTCCTGGATGTCGAGATGCCCGGCCCGCATCCCGCCGAGACCATCCAGCAGGTCGCCCGGATCGCTCCGGAAACCGCGGTGCTCGTCCTGACGATGCATGACGATCCGCACATGGTGCAGGAGCTGCTGGAGGCGGGGGCCTCCGGCTATCTGCTCAAGTCCATCCTCCGGGAGGAACTGATCGCCGCCGTCGGCTCGGTGGCGCACCGTACCTCCGGCAGCGTGGTGCTGATCGTCTCCCGCCGTACGGTGGGGCAGTTGCACCGGCAGAAGCCGCGCGACCGCAAGACTCAGTTGACGGACCGTGAGCTGGTGCTGCTGCGGCTGGTCGCGGAGGCCCTGAGCAACGCCCAGATCGCGGCGCGGCTCTTCATCACGGAGGCCACGGTCAAACGGCATCTCACCAACGTGTACGCGAAGCTGGGGGCGGTGTCCCGGGTGGACGCGCTGCGCAAGGCCACCGCGGCCGGGCTGATCGGCGACGGGAGACCGGGCCACGCCGGGCCGCTGCACGGCGCCCCTCCGTGACCTGCCGTACGGCCGGGGCGCGCGGAGCACCGGTCAGGAGCCGCCGCTCGCCCCTCTCTCCGCGCTCTCCCCGCCCTCCCACTTCCGCTGCACCCTGTTCATCGAGTCGAGCCAGCGCTCGGGGTCATCGGCGCGCGCCCGGTAGAGTCCGGCGGCCTCGGGGTGCGGCAGGACGAGGAACCGGTCCTCCGCCATGGCCGTGAACAGGGCGTCGGCGACGGCCTCCGGCTCGATGGCGGTGCGCGCGAGGACCAGCTCCCCGGCGCTGCCCGTCGCGGCGAGCATGTCCGTACGTACGCCCTGCGGGCAGATCGCGTGGACCTTGAGGCCGCGGTGCCGGTAGGTCAGCGAGAGCCACTCCGCGTACGCCAGCGCGCCGTGCTTGGTGACGCTGTAGGCGGGCTCACCGATCATCGTGAGCAGTCCGGCGGCCGATACGGTGGAGACGAACCGGCCGGCACCGCGCTCCAGCCAGCCGGGGATCAGCTCCCGGCTCGCCCGTACGTGCGCCATCACATTGACGTCCCACGCGGTCGACCAGACGTCGTCGCCGGGCAGCTCGTGGCCGGGCGGGAAGCCGACCCCGGCGTTGGCGCAGTAGATGTCGACCGCGCCGCCGAGCGCGGCGCGGGCGTCCCCGACGATCAGCGAGGCGTCCCCGGGGACCGCGACGGCCCCTATCGCGTCGGCGACGGCCGCGGCCTTCGCCGCGTTCAGGTCGTTGACCACCACCCGGGCGCCCTCGGCGGCGAACCGCCGCGCGAGCGCGGCGCCGATCCCGCCCCCGGCCCCCGTGACCACCACTCCGGCACCGCGCACCGTATTCAGCACCGTATTCATACGGACAGACTAACCAGTCGGTATGGAGCGGGGAAGATACCCGCAGAGCACCGGTCGGAGCACCGATCGGAGCGTCGATCACCGAGGCAAACGGAGGTGGCGGAGTGAGTCTGTCCAGACGGGATCTGCTGAGCGCGGGCACAGTCGCGGGAACGGGGGCCGCGCTGGGGGCACTTGCCCCGGCCGCCGCCCTCGGCGCACCGGCGGGGGTCCCCCATGCGGAGGCCCCGGGCGCGCCGCGCGTGCGGACCGGGTTCGAGCGGCTGGCCGCCGACGGGTACCGGGCGCTGGCCGGGCAGCGGGTCGGTGTGCTCACCAATCCGACCGGCGTCACCTCCGGCGTACGCCACATCGTGGATGTCATGCACGCCGACGACCGGGTGGACCTGGTCGCCGTCTTCGGCCCGGAGCACGGCTTCCGGGGTACGGCGCAGGCGGGCGGGTCCGAGGGGCGCTACGACGACCCGGCGACCGGCCTGCCGGTCCACGACACGTATCTCAAGAGCGGGCGGGCGCTGGCGGACATCTTCACCGCGGCCGGTGTCGACACCGTCGTCTTCGACATCCAGGACGTGGGCGCCCGCTTCTACACGTACATCTGGACGCTGTACGACGCGATGGAG encodes the following:
- a CDS encoding NAD-dependent epimerase/dehydratase family protein, whose translation is MVRTVVVTGGSGMLGGNLVRSLAAAGTRVRSLDVRPPAERVPGVDHLTADIRDLDRVRAALAGADAVVHTAAALPSYPEAEIRSIIVDGTRTVLRAAADAGLERAVHISSTAVYGLPDTVPTTEDYPRSPVDAYSRAKAGAEEVAEEFRARGLCVPVLRPKTFVGPGRMGLFAMLFEWAEEGRNFPVLGRGDVRIQMFSVDDLVDAVATTLAAPAEAADDTFNLAAAEFGTLREDFQAVLDAAGHGKRVISVPAAPAVLTLDLLSRLRLSPVYGRLVHKLRADSYVSIDKAQKVLGWSPRHSNRDAILQTYAWWRTTRTTSEATASTGRTSQEPWKQGALGLAKAFF
- a CDS encoding aspartate aminotransferase family protein, yielding MTELLSIDDAEAMSVGQVHDLYRQYVNKSQVSLMTSFGFGRELVDRAEGAYVHTKDGRRILDFTGGVGVLNHGHNHPRILEARRRFAENGRMEVHKTYFSPYLAALSHNLAAVLPGDLDMSFLPNSGAEAVEGAVKLAYKYHGGKRNSVLRSDISFHGKLLGSGSLTGGAQNHFAFPGIPGVSTFTYDDLDSVRAAVDATRDSKGRADVYALLIEPFSASTIRWCSEEFLRGVRELCTKEDIILIFDEIYSGWGKTGTMFYFMRYPGLIPDVVTTSKSFGGGKSSISAYVARRPVFRKAYDNLRDALLQSTSTTYYGFGEECATAIEAINIAVEEDFPARARAIESVLGPGLERIAKEHSDIVTDVRGAGALWGAFLGSPGILDLVAKLAPGGLAKDPQFGTKVVTCAVINALYQDHDIYAYYTLNGKNPLVVGPPLVATPDEVEIFLERLERTLAVGLPRLVTRFVREKVSSLW
- a CDS encoding lysylphosphatidylglycerol synthase domain-containing protein gives rise to the protein MTTEKTAVPVLVPVPGSPCTKTPYKKTRVPSAVWRRSLAALFAVAVVAGICLALRGQDWSVLAGLFHGGSAAALLGAVVISAAGLLCGTRSWLLTLSAIALPVPTGTGIRMFFVGFLGKFVPGRVWGLIAQIRMGERAGATKAQMAGTYLVNLVVVLLTGGLVGMLVAPALLPHGVWWLLLPLVPLAVLVARPELIHGLAGLAARIGRRPPPPPSPGRPGALRRAVAYQTVAWVLSGLHVWVLAVLLGAAPLPALTASVGGFALATVAGTLVVFAPDGVGVRELLLVPALASVLPLPAAIATALGSRVLTLVAELVTSGTALGGVALRDRRVLTASLRKGTIA
- a CDS encoding sensor histidine kinase, yielding MAHTDPNRGSAVHQEIDTSIRRALRRAGLEPAIRPEAVDELTVHACALFDEVIAVAETGGPLGMVTAGGAEWSQPDMDWALLLRAGTTLFEVVLPIALRELAPPDSAAASRVSALLHRGITALVVRGSLTEPPSPRELILSSRRDERRRMARELHDRVLHGIGLALHSLDLHRYHAESSPVLARDKVDSAIDQLCQAVHTLQQFSGELRRSVGPGDLEPALRSYLADHVEPSVEVAMRTRGNLASLPADIGEEVYLIVREAARNAVRHASPVQLDIAVEVNDRTIRATVTDDGCGTDADASRPGGGLSSMRERALLLRGQFVWTSAPGAGTLVAVRVPLGENRR
- a CDS encoding response regulator, which gives rise to MSVPPDPPAVRICLADDHTLMRDGLKEVLHTAPGFTVVGEASTGTEAMALVGRLRPDVLLLDVEMPGPHPAETIQQVARIAPETAVLVLTMHDDPHMVQELLEAGASGYLLKSILREELIAAVGSVAHRTSGSVVLIVSRRTVGQLHRQKPRDRKTQLTDRELVLLRLVAEALSNAQIAARLFITEATVKRHLTNVYAKLGAVSRVDALRKATAAGLIGDGRPGHAGPLHGAPP
- a CDS encoding SDR family NAD(P)-dependent oxidoreductase; translated protein: MNTVLNTVRGAGVVVTGAGGGIGAALARRFAAEGARVVVNDLNAAKAAAVADAIGAVAVPGDASLIVGDARAALGGAVDIYCANAGVGFPPGHELPGDDVWSTAWDVNVMAHVRASRELIPGWLERGAGRFVSTVSAAGLLTMIGEPAYSVTKHGALAYAEWLSLTYRHRGLKVHAICPQGVRTDMLAATGSAGELVLARTAIEPEAVADALFTAMAEDRFLVLPHPEAAGLYRARADDPERWLDSMNRVQRKWEGGESAERGASGGS